A region of the Cardiocondyla obscurior isolate alpha-2009 linkage group LG03, Cobs3.1, whole genome shotgun sequence genome:
CTGTGCTACTAGCGGCAATAGTTTCCACTGGGGCTGATGATGGTCTGGGTACATTAGTTCCACCAGACGGTCTTCTCATGTAGGCCGTTGTGTTATCAGTGGGTTTATTATTAGCATCTTCCAACTGAAACTACATGAAATAAGATATTATTGTAAATCTTGATTTTTAcagaaatgtatttaatacatttttcattgtCCATTACATTTTCCAATATTACGTTTGTATAGCCTATAACTTATACGTACATAATTATTGCAGGGCGGCATTAATCTTTTAAACATTTGCGGACTAATCACGGACGAATGATAATGTTATAAGCAAACACACCTTACTTCCATTGTCTACCCTTAGTCTCCAAGACGGGCGTCTTTCGGGTAAACTAGATTCTtcggaaattttatttgcagtagTCACAGTAGTGGAGGTTGCGGTTGTTATCGTAGCTGTGATTGAAGCTGTATTGCTGACAGTAGTAATAGgctagattaaaaaaaaattaaataaattataatttctattttgtcTTGTCTTACATTGCGTCactcttttaaaaatataataaaaaataaaatattatatactgtAAATTTCAAGCAGCACAGATATTTCAttgaaataaagttttttacaTTAATGCGAATTGTTAATGCCACACTGAGTTTTAATGTTCTGTTAACGTTTTCACCTTAAATGCGTTTTCTTCGATATTATTTGTACATCacttaaaaacatttttgcaaCACATATCAGCTCAGATGGTGTATCATTCTTTTAATCGCATGATAAGACAGCGATAATAACACCGATATGATCTTTACCTGCATGGACGGTGTTAATGTAGGTGATTCGTTGTTCTGTTGCTTTTTCTTTACTAACTGCTCCGCGCTCTTGATCTCATCCAGGGTCACACCCTGAGTAGATCTTCTAGTTTCTCTAACTCTCTTTGCATGGGCTTTCCTTTGAGTTTCACTTTCTTCATCGCGTACTGGTGGAACGAAGGATCtgaacatatatatttatacatacatacatacatataatatatatgagaCATTAATTCAcaaattgcataaaaaatatgtaataattgtcAGATTGATTTATCTGTGCAATAAAAACAAACTTTTAGTAAGCATTgttcaataaaatttgtaagcaatattaaaagattacatatatgtatataaaacaaaagtataTGTATctctgtaaaagaaaaattagaatatcAACCTTTTTTGGATTTAATCATACTgaaaatatctgaaaattatatacacTTGGTGGTACAAATCGaatcagaaaatatttaagtagatttaatgaatttaaataacgtgTAATGGATAAAGTTACTATCCACATGTAAAGGTAttcaaatatgtataaaacaattaatgaGCAAATAAAAAGGATAATCACACTGTAAAAAGCAAATTTCCATGCTACTGTCAGCAAATTAACatgtaatatgtaaatattgGACAATATGCAAAAATCGTAATATTTCAGGAGGATCTTCCGAGCAGTGAGTACCCACTTGAAGAAATTCTTGAAGATATTTCCTGGACTTAGCTTGCTCCCTCCTGGTGTAGTGGGAGTTCCAGGAGTAGTTGCTACTGCATTATTTGTATTCGATACAACTGTAGATGCAGCTTCCACTGGTTGAACACTACCCAGccacattaatattataacgcTCAATACGGAATGTAAATACACAAATGTCAATtttatgcatatacatataataatgtattttaatattgttaatgtAAATAAGTGTTTATGatccttaaaaaaaatcgacgcgTAGAAAgtattatatgaaaaatttaagaatatatcCATTTTGTTACATATAGCTTTATGTAAAATAGCTAAtcaaatttatagaaattctGTTAAACAGTTTAATACTGCAATTCCATTATAATCTGATATAAAACGGTTTAAGAGAGGtcactttataatatttaaataatattaagtacTTAAGTGTAGACCTTtggtataaaaatgtatttaccTGCGAATTTGATTTACTGGAATTGGACTTGTTGTTGTAGTGGCAGTGGTAGTTGTTGTAATGGATGACAATAAACTCGATGCCAATGTTTTAGATACAGATGTTGGTGAAAGTGTATTGCTTCCTTGTGGCAGTCTTGATAAttccaaatttaattttacgtctttttttctagagtaaaaataaaataaataattaaaaaaaaaaagaaataacttgtaatatacatataataaattttcgcaGACTTATACTTTAATAATCATAATCGAAAGCActagacataaaaaaaaaaaaacattaaaccGTTTTCATTAAACCCtgtatatgtaaatattaaaaattaattaaaagttaatatcTTGATTTGATTAGcgttatttgatttaattctaAGCTTTCTTGAGTTTTTAACAAATAGCAGGTGACATTAAAAGCTCATTAGtacaaaacgtaaaaaaaaaaaaaaccattagGGTCATCTATTACATTCTCacacattttcaaataatacaaataGCATAATGTTATCTGAATGCATATCTACATATCATATGTATCACGTTAACACAATTATCGAATTATATTAACGTGATTGCAatttatatgatatataaataaaagcatTACAACATTGTAACATTGACTAGAAGCATGCGGCATATACCTGTGTGTTTCGCGTAGAGATGCAGAGCGAGTCGTAGCAATGGTGTGAGTAGGAGAAGCTGCATTGCAGCGATGGAGGGTAGGACATGAGAACGCCTTGATGCGAGCACGTAATGCCAAATACTGCTCATAAAACCTGCATCACATGCATCAGCGTACCATGCATATCTCTAcactaattattataatagtaTAGGGACATACATTACGACATACAAATACGAAAtgctaaaatatttatcattaatgcAAACACATAGAATATGCATCTAAAATATCTTAGTTGCGCCGCCAAATATAGCACCGCTGTTAATAGCATTAAATATCattagcaaataaaaaaaaatgtgtatcaTTGCTACAATTATAAAGCTgcaaagttgtaaaaaaaaaaaaaattaattaattaattaatatatatatatatatatgatgcttaaagcaaaaaattaataaaaatttacttttcatCTGTCTCGAAACTATGAGTTCTTCTTAATACCACATCGGAATCTTCACTAATTTTGTTCGGTGCTGTTGGTTTAATATTGTTATCTTTATCTTCGAGTTCTGTAAAATAATCATACCAATTTATTAAgagcttattaaaaaaatgtgtggAACATAAATACAATATTCGATAAACATACTTGCAGAATTGGTAATTTCAGTATTTTGTATTCTATTTCGAAAGGAACCTGAACGTCTCCAAGATGGTACAACACCGTCCTCATTATTATCAGTTTGTTGTTTTGGAGGTAACATTGgagccttaaaaaaaaaagatgcaaataaatacataattatttaaaaatataaaatatatttaaaaataatttataattaaaagaaatttttacctGATTAGGAACTTTATTAGTTTCGACCGGAGATATTGGACTATATGGTGCACTTTCATCTTTATTTactctatttttcttttctgtaaaataattgataaaaaattttattacaattgccAGTAtttcacaaaaagaaaagtatcTCAAGTCAAATTCTTTAAAGCAATAACCAATCCAGTAAGTTTCATTCAAAATATTCTATTATACAAAActttcatatatgtatatgcaataGCAAGCAGTAATTCatcagaaaaaaagagagaaaaacagTCTTACAGATCAAACTTACCGTCATCTGTAAGACATGTCGCGTGGTTAGACTTATCAGATTGATTGGAGAAAGTGGAAGAGTGTGATTCTGAGCTAGTCTCAGATTCACCTTCACCATCACTCTCTTCCATGTGTGTTTCACGTGTTGCTTCTGTCCATGCAGCAATGTTATAAGAAATACATATTACAGTTAACAGTATATCAATTAGACAAAACTGGACAATAGGATAAAGATTTGTGAGAAAAATAGTTTTCAAAACTATTGTAAAATCgtactctatttttttttcacataaaaaataaaaggaagttGTAGAGTAGAGATagttatttcatattaaatgtaatcacctcttaaaaaaaaagaaataagaaaaaaaaaaaatataaccgTGCAGATTAGACTGTATACTGAAATAAATAACCAAGGATCTTACCAACATCGTTGTTTGTACTAGTGCTGGAATCTTCTTTATCGGATTGTATCTCTAATTCAACTTTCTTAACTTTATTTGGCGTTTCTTCTTCAAAGATCTCGGTAGATTCTTGCGCCGCTATTGCATTATCAGCACTCGTTGAAAcactgtaattaaaaaatagatgttaaagagaaaaattaacaatttttattatttaaaattattttactcacCGTTTCTTTGGTATAGACGATTGCTTCTTATTATTTGTTTGTggattttcttttacaataagtGTTTGTTGCTCTCTTAAGTTTTCAAGAGCTTTGAGGATATCTGCATCAGCAACGTCGAATGCAGTTTgatcctaaaaataaaataaaaaaaaaaagatatatatatatatatatatgatctGTAAAACAAAAACTATACGCCGAAAATTGCCAGcctgcatttaattaaatttaaattaaattaattaaagccaGCCAACTTAAAACTCGCGGAATATATCGATCGATTAGCGCGTCTTGGATAGTTAACTGAGTGTCCGTAATATGCTACCCCTTGGTGAATGAGAGCAATTTGAGCACACATTTCCAACactattattagaaatattttttttctcttacagCATAATTTTTCATATCCATATCACAGCCATTTTCAACAAGAAGTTTACAAGCTTCCAGTTGAGCCCAATGTGCCGCACCATGCAAAGGCGTCCATCCATCAAAATCCTGTGCATCAACATTGCATCGAGCTTGTAGTAATATGCTGCACAGAGGTATTAAAAcgattcaataaaaatattttatttttaattaatttcaattagaGTAATGTCTTACTGCATGACTTTGATGTAGCCTTTAGCAGCGGCGACATGGAGTGCGGTGGCTCCTGTTCTCGGATGTACAGAATCTTTTCCTGATGCACCTGATCGCCAAGCTTTAGCGTCGTTCAGCATCGATCGCTCCTCTTCACTCCTAGCTTGATCACAATCGAtacctaaaaattaaatttgttacaaaaaatagaatttaatttatttcgtatattacacaatcaaattttttcaatacataataataatctaattttgcaggtaagtttaatttttttctgtccaCAAGATtactcttaaaaaaatgttaattaaaatatttatatacaaacaTTTATACGTGTGAAAAATGTGAATGTAGTGTGGTATTacttaagaaaatatttcagcACATTATACGTAAAATTGTATCAACACTAAACGAAAAGGGGTCAATGGAAGAGAATATCTGCCAACGTATGATTTGCTGTGTCCGAGTTTGTGTAAATGTCTATCTGGATGTTAAGCTTTAAGAGAATTGACGTTATACATCTTATCGTTATATATCTGACTGAGCTATATAAAGAGTTATAAGCGATGAAAAACGATGGCTAATTGCCACTTACATAGTTCAATtgcttataaatttatttcagtaCTATGATTTCCAGTTTTGATTTTCCTCGAAAgtctataattaaaagttttacgcaATAGAGGCCTCAGACATCCTGcaggtatacatataaatacaaaCCTGCTTTATTTATATGCTGTTGGAGCATGTCTTCCATCTCATCGCTTTCAGCAATATCCAGCGCCAGTTCACCATCATTGTTTACTGCTGCCAAATTACATCCTTGTTCTATTAGgtatctacaaaataaattattttatatttataataataaatataactgACACATTTATCAGTACATTGTGAAAGTAATATCTTTCTCTAcgattgtaaaaattgtatactAACTTAGCGATAGATATGAATCCACAGGATGCTGT
Encoded here:
- the Mbs gene encoding protein phosphatase 1 regulatory subunit 12A isoform X4, producing MSLETRSSSALFKRAEQLKRWEQSETNREPTQPRQIARKIKFSADIVFLAACAASDKEEVVRLLQKGADINTGNVDGLTALHQACIDDDLDMVEFLVEQGADIDRGDNEGWTPLHATASCGFISIAKYLIEQGCNLAAVNNDGELALDIAESDEMEDMLQQHINKAGIDCDQARSEEERSMLNDAKAWRSGASGKDSVHPRTGATALHVAAAKGYIKVMHILLQARCNVDAQDFDGWTPLHGAAHWAQLEACKLLVENGCDMDMKNYADQTAFDVADADILKALENLREQQTLIVKENPQTNNKKQSSIPKKRVSTSADNAIAAQESTEIFEEETPNKVKKVELEIQSDKEDSSTSTNNDVEATRETHMEESDGEGESETSSESHSSTFSNQSDKSNHATCLTDDEKKNRVNKDESAPYSPISPVETNKVPNQAPMLPPKQQTDNNEDGVVPSWRRSGSFRNRIQNTEITNSAKLEDKDNNIKPTAPNKISEDSDVVLRRTHSFETDEKFYEQYLALRARIKAFSCPTLHRCNAASPTHTIATTRSASLRETHRKKDVKLNLELSRLPQGSNTLSPTSVSKTLASSLLSSITTTTTATTTTSPIPVNQIRRSFVPPVRDEESETQRKAHAKRVRETRRSTQGVTLDEIKSAEQLVKKKQQNNESPTLTPSMQPITTVSNTASITATITTATSTTVTTANKISEESSLPERRPSWRLRVDNGSKFQLEDANNKPTDNTTAYMRRPSGGTNVPRPSSAPVETIAASSTETTVTLPLRRSLKQPDDKEQDKENDSRNAQATQAVIQRRRRPKRRSTGVVHVDMDEIDPEKQDLTASGDCDDSKINHNESGTDRSEKTTRLGSISSLSSEASSTPIRLKSNSSENGELDYKKLYEESQVENERLKDKLKRSDEQLKEVRHLLEKTQINQNKVILSEAEKRERRAMERKLSEMEEELKQLQKLKAENERLKAENRALTRVVSKLTNTK
- the Mbs gene encoding protein phosphatase 1 regulatory subunit 12A isoform X3, which produces MSLETRSSSALFKRAEQLKRWEQSETNREPTQPRQIARKIKFSADIVFLAACAASDKEEVVRLLQKGADINTGNVDGLTALHQACIDDDLDMVEFLVEQGADIDRGDNEGWTPLHATASCGFISIAKYLIEQGCNLAAVNNDGELALDIAESDEMEDMLQQHINKAGIDCDQARSEEERSMLNDAKAWRSGASGKDSVHPRTGATALHVAAAKGYIKVMHILLQARCNVDAQDFDGWTPLHGAAHWAQLEACKLLVENGCDMDMKNYADQTAFDVADADILKALENLREQQTLIVKENPQTNNKKQSSIPKKRVSTSADNAIAAQESTEIFEEETPNKVKKVELEIQSDKEDSSTSTNNDVEATRETHMEESDGEGESETSSESHSSTFSNQSDKSNHATCLTDDEKKNRVNKDESAPYSPISPVETNKVPNQAPMLPPKQQTDNNEDGVVPSWRRSGSFRNRIQNTEITNSAKLEDKDNNIKPTAPNKISEDSDVVLRRTHSFETDEKFYEQYLALRARIKAFSCPTLHRCNAASPTHTIATTRSASLRETHRKKDVKLNLELSRLPQGSNTLSPTSVSKTLASSLLSSITTTTTATTTTSPIPVNQIRSVQPVEAASTVVSNTNNAVATTPGTPTTPGGSKLSPGNIFKNFFKSFVPPVRDEESETQRKAHAKRVRETRRSTQGVTLDEIKSAEQLVKKKQQNNESPTLTPSMQPITTVSNTASITATITTATSTTVTTANKISEESSLPERRPSWRLRVDNGSKLEDANNKPTDNTTAYMRRPSGGTNVPRPSSAPVETIAASSTETTVTLPLRRSLKQPDDKEQDKENDSRNAQATQAVIQRRRRPKRRSTGVVHVDMDEIDPEKQDLTASGDCDDSKINHNESGTDRSEKTTRLGSISSLSSEASSTPIRLKSNSSENGELDYKKLYEESQVENERLKDKLKRSDEQLKEVRHLLEKTQINQNKVILSEAEKRERRAMERKLSEMEEELKQLQKLKAENERLKAENRALTRVVSKLTNTK
- the Mbs gene encoding protein phosphatase 1 regulatory subunit 12A isoform X1, coding for MSLETRSSSALFKRAEQLKRWEQSETNREPTQPRQIARKIKFSADIVFLAACAASDKEEVVRLLQKGADINTGNVDGLTALHQACIDDDLDMVEFLVEQGADIDRGDNEGWTPLHATASCGFISIAKYLIEQGCNLAAVNNDGELALDIAESDEMEDMLQQHINKAGIDCDQARSEEERSMLNDAKAWRSGASGKDSVHPRTGATALHVAAAKGYIKVMHILLQARCNVDAQDFDGWTPLHGAAHWAQLEACKLLVENGCDMDMKNYADQTAFDVADADILKALENLREQQTLIVKENPQTNNKKQSSIPKKRVSTSADNAIAAQESTEIFEEETPNKVKKVELEIQSDKEDSSTSTNNDVEATRETHMEESDGEGESETSSESHSSTFSNQSDKSNHATCLTDDEKKNRVNKDESAPYSPISPVETNKVPNQAPMLPPKQQTDNNEDGVVPSWRRSGSFRNRIQNTEITNSAKLEDKDNNIKPTAPNKISEDSDVVLRRTHSFETDEKFYEQYLALRARIKAFSCPTLHRCNAASPTHTIATTRSASLRETHRKKDVKLNLELSRLPQGSNTLSPTSVSKTLASSLLSSITTTTTATTTTSPIPVNQIRSVQPVEAASTVVSNTNNAVATTPGTPTTPGGSKLSPGNIFKNFFKSFVPPVRDEESETQRKAHAKRVRETRRSTQGVTLDEIKSAEQLVKKKQQNNESPTLTPSMQPITTVSNTASITATITTATSTTVTTANKISEESSLPERRPSWRLRVDNGSKFQLEDANNKPTDNTTAYMRRPSGGTNVPRPSSAPVETIAASSTETTVTLPLRRSLKQPDDKEQDKENDSRNAQATQAVIQRRRRPKRRSTGVVHVDMDEIDPEKQDLTASGDCDDSKINHNESGTDRSEKTTRLGSISSLSSEASSTPIRLKSNSSENGELDYKKLYEESQVENERLKDKLKRSDEQLKEVRHLLEKTQINQNKVILSEAEKRERRAMERKLSEMEEELKQLQKLKAENERLKAENRALTRVVSKLTNTK
- the Mbs gene encoding protein phosphatase 1 regulatory subunit 12A isoform X7, whose translation is MSLETRSSSALFKRAEQLKRWEQSETNREPTQPRQIARKIKFSADIVFLAACAASDKEEVVRLLQKGADINTGNVDGLTALHQACIDDDLDMVEFLVEQGADIDRGDNEGWTPLHATASCGFISIAKYLIEQGCNLAAVNNDGELALDIAESDEMEDMLQQHINKAGIDCDQARSEEERSMLNDAKAWRSGASGKDSVHPRTGATALHVAAAKGYIKVMHILLQARCNVDAQDFDGWTPLHGAAHWAQLEACKLLVENGCDMDMKNYADQTAFDVADADILKALENLREQQTLIVKENPQTNNKKQSSIPKKRVSTSADNAIAAQESTEIFEEETPNKVKKVELEIQSDKEDSSTSTNNDVEATRETHMEESDGEGESETSSESHSSTFSNQSDKSNHATCLTDDEKKNRVNKDESAPYSPISPVETNKVPNQAPMLPPKQQTDNNEDGVVPSWRRSGSFRNRIQNTEITNSAKLEDKDNNIKPTAPNKISEDSDVVLRRTHSFETDEKFYEQYLALRARIKAFSCPTLHRCNAASPTHTIATTRSASLRETHRKKDVKLNLELSRLPQGSNTLSPTSVSKTLASSLLSSITTTTTATTTTSPIPVNQIRSVQPVEAASTVVSNTNNAVATTPGTPTTPGGSKLSPGNIFKNFFKSFVPPVRDEESETQRKAHAKRVRETRRSTQGVTLDEIKSAEQLVKKKQQNNESPTLTPSMQFQLEDANNKPTDNTTAYMRRPSGGTNVPRPSSAPVETIAASSTETTVTLPLRRSLKQPDDKEQDKENDSRNAQATQAVIQRRRRPKRRSTGVVHVDMDEIDPEKQDLTASGDCDDSKINHNESGTDRSEKTTRLGSISSLSSEASSTPIRLKSNSSENGELDYKKLYEESQVENERLKDKLKRSDEQLKEVRHLLEKTQINQNKVILSEAEKRERRAMERKLSEMEEELKQLQKLKAENERLKAENRALTRVVSKLTNTK
- the Mbs gene encoding protein phosphatase 1 regulatory subunit 12A isoform X2, whose translation is MSLETRSSSALFKRAEQLKRWEQSETNREPTQPRQIARKIKFSADIVFLAACAASDKEEVVRLLQKGADINTGNVDGLTALHQACIDDDLDMVEFLVEQGADIDRGDNEGWTPLHATASCGFISIAKYLIEQGCNLAAVNNDGELALDIAESDEMEDMLQQHINKAGIDCDQARSEEERSMLNDAKAWRSGASGKDSVHPRTGATALHVAAAKGYIKVMHILLQARCNVDAQDFDGWTPLHGAAHWAQLEACKLLVENGCDMDMKNYADQTAFDVADADILKALENLREQQTLIVKENPQTNNKKQSSIPKKRVSTSADNAIAAQESTEIFEEETPNKVKKVELEIQSDKEDSSTSTNNDVEATRETHMEESDGEGESETSSESHSSTFSNQSDKSNHATCLTDDEKKNRVNKDESAPYSPISPVETNKVPNQAPMLPPKQQTDNNEDGVVPSWRRSGSFRNRIQNTEITNSAKLEDKDNNIKPTAPNKISEDSDVVLRRTHSFETDEKFYEQYLALRARIKAFSCPTLHRCNAASPTHTIATTRSASLRETHRKKDVKLNLELSRLPQGSNTLSPTSVSKTLASSLLSSITTTTTATTTTSPIPVNQIRSVQPVEAASTVVSNTNNAVATTPGTPTTPGGSKLSPGNIFKNFFKSFVPPVRDEESETQRKAHAKRVRETRRSTQGVTLDEIKSAEQLVKKKQQNNESPTLTPSMQPITTVSNTASITATITTATSTTVTTANKISEESSLPERRPSWRLRVDNGSKFQLEDANNKPTDNTTAYMRRPSGGTNVPRPSSAPVETIAASSTETTVTLPLRRSLKQPDDKEQDKENDSRNAQATQAVIQRRRRPKRRSTGVVHVDMDEIDPEKQDLTASGDCDDSKINHNESGTDRSEKTTRLGSISSLSSEASSTPIRLKSNSSENGELDYKKLYEESQVENERLKDKLKRSDEQLKEVRHLLEKTQINQNKVILSEAEKRERRAMERKLSEMEEELKVVDQLKCENQRLKDENGALIRVISKLSK
- the Mbs gene encoding protein phosphatase 1 regulatory subunit 12A isoform X5, whose protein sequence is MSLETRSSSALFKRAEQLKRWEQSETNREPTQPRQIARKIKFSADIVFLAACAASDKEEVVRLLQKGADINTGNVDGLTALHQACIDDDLDMVEFLVEQGADIDRGDNEGWTPLHATASCGFISIAKYLIEQGCNLAAVNNDGELALDIAESDEMEDMLQQHINKAGIDCDQARSEEERSMLNDAKAWRSGASGKDSVHPRTGATALHVAAAKGYIKVMHILLQARCNVDAQDFDGWTPLHGAAHWAQLEACKLLVENGCDMDMKNYADQTAFDVADADILKALENLREQQTLIVKENPQTNNKKQSSIPKKRVSTSADNAIAAQESTEIFEEETPNKVKKVELEIQSDKEDSSTSTNNDVEKKNRVNKDESAPYSPISPVETNKVPNQAPMLPPKQQTDNNEDGVVPSWRRSGSFRNRIQNTEITNSAKLEDKDNNIKPTAPNKISEDSDVVLRRTHSFETDEKFYEQYLALRARIKAFSCPTLHRCNAASPTHTIATTRSASLRETHRKKDVKLNLELSRLPQGSNTLSPTSVSKTLASSLLSSITTTTTATTTTSPIPVNQIRSVQPVEAASTVVSNTNNAVATTPGTPTTPGGSKLSPGNIFKNFFKSFVPPVRDEESETQRKAHAKRVRETRRSTQGVTLDEIKSAEQLVKKKQQNNESPTLTPSMQPITTVSNTASITATITTATSTTVTTANKISEESSLPERRPSWRLRVDNGSKFQLEDANNKPTDNTTAYMRRPSGGTNVPRPSSAPVETIAASSTETTVTLPLRRSLKQPDDKEQDKENDSRNAQATQAVIQRRRRPKRRSTGVVHVDMDEIDPEKQDLTASGDCDDSKINHNESGTDRSEKTTRLGSISSLSSEASSTPIRLKSNSSENGELDYKKLYEESQVENERLKDKLKRSDEQLKEVRHLLEKTQINQNKVILSEAEKRERRAMERKLSEMEEELKQLQKLKAENERLKAENRALTRVVSKLTNTK
- the Mbs gene encoding protein phosphatase 1 regulatory subunit 12A isoform X6, which translates into the protein MSLETRSSSALFKRAEQLKRWEQSETNREPTQPRQIARKIKFSADIVFLAACAASDKEEVVRLLQKGADINTGNVDGLTALHQACIDDDLDMVEFLVEQGADIDRGDNEGWTPLHATASCGFISIAKYLIEQGCNLAAVNNDGELALDIAESDEMEDMLQQHINKAGIDCDQARSEEERSMLNDAKAWRSGASGKDSVHPRTGATALHVAAAKGYIKVMHILLQARCNVDAQDFDGWTPLHGAAHWAQLEACKLLVENGCDMDMKNYADQTAFDVADADILKALENLREQQTLIVKENPQTNNKKQSSIPKKRVSTSADNAIAAQESTEIFEEETPNKVKKVELEIQSDKEDSSTSTNNDVEATRETHMEESDGEGESETSSESHSSTFSNQSDKSNHATCLTDDEKKNRVNKDESAPYSPISPVETNKVPNQAPMLPPKQQTDNNEDGVVPSWRRSGSFRNRIQNTEITNSAKLEDKDNNIKPTAPNKISEDSDVVLRRTHSFETDEKKKDVKLNLELSRLPQGSNTLSPTSVSKTLASSLLSSITTTTTATTTTSPIPVNQIRSVQPVEAASTVVSNTNNAVATTPGTPTTPGGSKLSPGNIFKNFFKSFVPPVRDEESETQRKAHAKRVRETRRSTQGVTLDEIKSAEQLVKKKQQNNESPTLTPSMQPITTVSNTASITATITTATSTTVTTANKISEESSLPERRPSWRLRVDNGSKFQLEDANNKPTDNTTAYMRRPSGGTNVPRPSSAPVETIAASSTETTVTLPLRRSLKQPDDKEQDKENDSRNAQATQAVIQRRRRPKRRSTGVVHVDMDEIDPEKQDLTASGDCDDSKINHNESGTDRSEKTTRLGSISSLSSEASSTPIRLKSNSSENGELDYKKLYEESQVENERLKDKLKRSDEQLKEVRHLLEKTQINQNKVILSEAEKRERRAMERKLSEMEEELKQLQKLKAENERLKAENRALTRVVSKLTNTK
- the Mbs gene encoding protein phosphatase 1 regulatory subunit 12B isoform X8, coding for MSLETRSSSALFKRAEQLKRWEQSETNREPTQPRQIARKIKFSADIVFLAACAASDKEEVVRLLQKGADINTGNVDGLTALHQACIDDDLDMVEFLVEQGADIDRGDNEGWTPLHATASCGFISIAKYLIEQGCNLAAVNNDGELALDIAESDEMEDMLQQHINKAGIDCDQARSEEERSMLNDAKAWRSGASGKDSVHPRTGATALHVAAAKGYIKVMHILLQARCNVDAQDFDGWTPLHGAAHWAQLEACKLLVENGCDMDMKNYADQTAFDVADADILKALENLREQQTLIVKENPQTNNKKQSSIPKKRVSTSADNAIAAQESTEIFEEETPNKVKKVELEIQSDKEDSSTSTNNDVEATRETHMEESDGEGESETSSESHSSTFSNQSDKSNHATCLTDDEKKNRVNKDESAPYSPISPVETNKVPNQAPMLPPKQQTDNNEDGVVPSWRRSGSFRNRIQNTEITNSAKLEDKDNNIKPTAPNKISEDSDVVLRRTHSFETDEKSFVPPVRDEESETQRKAHAKRVRETRRSTQGVTLDEIKSAEQLVKKKQQNNESPTLTPSMQPITTVSNTASITATITTATSTTVTTANKISEESSLPERRPSWRLRVDNGSKFQLEDANNKPTDNTTAYMRRPSGGTNVPRPSSAPVETIAASSTETTVTLPLRRSLKQPDDKEQDKENDSRNAQATQAVIQRRRRPKRRSTGVVHVDMDEIDPEKQDLTASGDCDDSKINHNESGTDRSEKTTRLGSISSLSSEASSTPIRLKSNSSENGELDYKKLYEESQVENERLKDKLKRSDEQLKEVRHLLEKTQINQNKVILSEAEKRERRAMERKLSEMEEELKQLQKLKAENERLKAENRALTRVVSKLTNTK